The Mixophyes fleayi isolate aMixFle1 chromosome 1, aMixFle1.hap1, whole genome shotgun sequence genome includes a region encoding these proteins:
- the DDX54 gene encoding ATP-dependent RNA helicase DDX54 has translation MAQKKRKGSRARKPNQDRTGDDSDTGEFDVSAAVPEQHGRHLPSFPTADGGSDTELDTRQLVRAQNKKKKKSGGFQSMGLSYPVYKGVMKKGYKVPTPIQRKVIPVILDGKDAVAMARTGSGKTACFLIPMFEKLKAHSAQTGVRGLILSPTRELSLQTLKFTKELGKFTGLKTALILGGDRMEDQFAALHENPDIIIATPGRLMHVAVEMNLKLRSVEYVVFDEADRLFEMGFAEQLQEILARLPETRQTLLFSATLPKMLLEFARAGLTEPVLVRLDVDSKLSDQLKLSFFHVRAEDKPAVLMHLLRCIVKPLEQTVIFVATKHHAEYLKVLLDMQGIPCSHIYSALDQTARKINLGLFLHGKVRALLVTDVAARGIDIPMLDNVINYSFPPKAKLFLHRVGRVARAGRSGTAYSLIAPDETPYVYDLHLFLGRPLKLAGDPQTSTDPATDGVLGRVPQSLIDDEDALLITDRERSLELQNLHHVAENAYKQYSKSRPAPAPESIKRVRDANYNLLGVHPLFWFRLGGEEMERLKFVDSIKSYKSKATIFEINATNKTPASEVMRAKRSRDCKVITKFQRLQDDKASITVQSQSSARSSLPSSQDEVEENMEGVFSQVLGKRKRTDREETEFRKKKGVAAQDPEFYVPYRPKDFDSERGLSIAGNSFEKAAAGAVMDLLGDQTEDLSKTNHVLKWDRKKKKFVGAGGHQDKKKIRTESGRLISSSYKKNIYEDWKKKYKIDDQDSEEEEERQSGRPNRKGRGGRSGSRGMPRQEAAGPSRKPRSELRSKQQILKQRKAKEKQVFLQKGGMKKLKNKTRQRVHEMKKSAFGRGRSSGFKKGKMKKRS, from the exons ATGGCTCAGAAGAAGCGTAAGGGATCCCGGGCACGAAAGCCGAACCAAGACCGGACGGGCGATGACAGCGACACGGGGGAATTTGATGTCAGCGCTGCGGTCCCTGAGCAGCATGGAAGG CATCTTCCATCATTTCCAACAGCTGATGGTGGCTCAGACACAGAACTGGACACTAGACAGTTGGTCCGAGCACAGAACAAGAAGAAAAAGAAGTCCGGGGGATTCCAGTCTATGG GTCTTAGTTATCCTGTCTATAAaggagtgatgaagaaaggttaCAAGGTGCCAACACCCATTCAGAGAAAG GTAATCCCTGTCATTCTGGATGGCAAAGATGCGGTAGCTATGGCTAGGACTGGCAGTGGTAAGACTGCTTGTTTCCTCATCCCCatgtttgaaaaactgaaggCTCACAGTGCACAAACTGGAGTTCGTGGGCTCATTTTGTCACCTACAAGAGAACTCTCGCTGCAGACGCTCAAATTCACTAAAGAG CTCGGAAAATTTACTGGTTTGAAGACTGCTCTTATCTTGGGTGGAGACAG GATGGAAGATCAGTTTGCTGCTCTGCACGAAAATCCAGATAT AATCATTGCCACCCCGGGTCGTCTGATGCATGTAGCAGTCGAAATGAACCTTAAACTACGTAGTGTTGAATATGTTGTCTTTGACGAAGCAGACAG GCTGTTTGAGATGGGCTTCGCTGAGCAGCTGCAGGAAATTCTTGCTCGTCTTCCAGAAACTCGTCAGACCTTGCTTTTCTCTGCCACCCTCCCTAAGATGCTGCTGGAGTTCGCCCGTGCTG GTCTCACTGAGCCTGTGCTAGTCCGTTTAGATGTTGACTCAAAGCTAAGTGACCAATTGAAG CTGTCATTTTTTCACGTGCGGGCAGAGGATAAGCCTGCTGTGCTCATGCATCTCCTGCGCTGCATTGTGAAGCCTCTGGAGCAAACTGTCATCTTTGTGGCCACCAAACACCATGCAGAGTACCTAAAAGTG TTGCTAGACATGCAGGGTATCCCCTGTTCTCACATATACAGTGCTTTGGATCAAACTGCCAGGAAGATAAACCTGGGCCTGTTCCTGCATGGAAAAGTACGTGCACTTTTGGTCACTGATGTTGCAGCTCGAGGTATTGACATACCCATGTTGGACAATGTCATCAACTATAGCTTCCCTCCCAAAGCCAAACTTTTCCTGCATCGTGTAG GTCGTGTGGCAAGAGCTGGTAGGAGTGGCACAGCTTATTCTCTTATAGCTCCAGATGAAACCCCCTACGTGTATGAtcttcacctgtttcttggaagGCCCCTGAAACTGGCAGGAGATCCACAGACtagtacag ATCCAGCAACAGATGGGGTTCTTGGGCGAGTACCACAGAGTTTGATTGATGATGAAGATGCTTTGCTGATCACAGACCGAGAAAGATCTCTGGAGCTGCAAAACTTGCACCACGTGGCTGAGAACGCTTACAAACAATACAGCAAATCCAGACCAGCACCGGCTCCAGAATCCATAAAACGAGTCAGAGATGCCAATTATAACCTTCTGGGTGTCCACCCCCTCTTCT GGTTTCGTCTTGGTGGAGAAGAAATGGAGAGGTTGAAGTTTGTGGACAGCATTAAATCTTACAAATCTAAAGCG ACCATCTTTGAAATTAATGCCACCAACAAAACTCCTGCAAGTGAAGTGATGCGAGCCAAACGCAGCCGTGATTGTAAAGTCATCACCAAGTTCCAGCGATTGCAGGATGACAAAGCGAGTATCACAGTACAGTCACAATCCAGTGCAAGATCCAGTCTCCCATCCAGCCAAGACGAAGTTGAAGAAAACATGGAG GGAGTCTTCTCACAAGTACTTGGTAAGAGGAAGAGGACAGATAGAGAGGAGACTGAATTCAGGAAGAAGAAAGGAGTAGCTGCTCAGGATCCAGAGTTCTACGTCCCATACAGACCAAAGGACTTTGACAGTGAAAGGGG ATTGAGCATTGCAGGCAACAGTTTTGagaaggcagcagcaggggctGTGATGGATCTGCTGGGGGACCAGACTGAAGATCTCTCCAAGACGAATCATGTCCTGAAATG GGATCGTAAGAAAAAGAAGTTTGTGGGAGCAGGAGGACATCAAGATAAGAAGAAAATAAGGACAGAGAGCGGACGACTCATTAGCAGCTCATACAAGAAAAACAT ATATGAGGACtggaagaaaaaatataaaattgatgaTCAGGAttctgaagaagaagaggaaagacAGTCAGGAAGGCCAAATAGGAAGGGAAGAG GTGGACGCAGTGGCTCTCGGGGAATGCCTCGCCAAGAAGCCGCAGGACCCTCTCGCAAGCCGCGCTCTGAGCTGCGCAGCAAGCAGCAGATCTTGAAACAGAGGAAAGCAAAGGAAAAACAGGTCTTCTTACAAAAAGGCGGTATGAAGAAACTGAAAAACAAAACCAGGCAGAGAGTACATGAGATGAAGAAATCTGCTTTTGGCAGGGGTAGGAGCAGTGGGTTTAAGAAAGGGAAGATGAAAAAAAGATCTTGA
- the RITA1 gene encoding RBPJ-interacting and tubulin-associated protein 1, which translates to MSAEQVEDPKLRLFVLLLWEPGLEVRGFSKPDDLIDVDMSLDLSITGHCTLFPPRKNRSAYKFKAANSFVDETLFGSTGGKVDPALQWTAGTLGQGPILQRPEKDKETKSSTTGWTNGTPTGTPRKKTQYRVKCRSPSYCDESLFGQKLKDCGWEAPWVKKEDTIRIRPLLWSPPPIVRPQSSKPNTKQLPLRAVHPPDCRTSVLGAHEVKGNFWKPPEGDSDSGGCPSSADPRASAKARWSSPRRDTARSSCYSGRLTVRRGSGTEKPPWK; encoded by the exons ATGTCTGCTGAGCAAGTGGAAGATCCCAAGTTGCGGTTGTTTGTGCTATTGCTATGGGAGCCCGGGCTGGAGGTGCGGGG ATTCTCCAAGCCTGATGATCTGATTGATGTGGATATGTCTCTGGACCTCTCCATTACGGGACATTGCACCTTATTTCCCCCAAGAAAGAATAGAAGTGCTTACAAATTTAAAGCTGCAAACTCCTTTGTTGATGAGACCCTTTTTGGCAGCACTGGGGGGAAAGTAGATCCAGCTCTTCAGTGGACCGCAGGCACTCTTGGTCAGGGTCCCATTTTGCAGAGACCAGAAAAGGACAAGGAGACAAAGAGCAGTACCACTGGCTGGACTAACGGCACACCAACAGGGACTCCTCGAAAGAAAACCCAATATAG GGTGAAGTGTCGTTCTCCTTCCTATTGTGACGAGTCTCTGTTTGGACAGAAGTTGAAGGACTGCGGTTGGGAAGCACCGTGGGTAAAGAAAGAGGATACGATCAGGATCCGTCCCCTTCTGTGGAGCCCGCCCCCAATAGTACGTCCACAGAGTTCCAAGCCGAACACCAAGCAGCTTCCTCTCCGAGCTGTACACCCTCCTGATTGCAGAACCAGTGTTCTCGGGGCTCATGAGGTAAAAGGGAACTTTTGGAAACCTCCAGAAGGTGACTCTGATTCTGGGGGATGCCCTTCCTCGGCTGATCCGCGAGCCAGTGCAAAAGCTCGCTGGAGCTCGCCCAGAAGGGACACTGCTCGATCTTCCTGTTACTCGGGAAGACTGACTGTGAGGAGAGGCTCAGGAACAGAAAAACCACCATGGAAATGA